Within the Streptomyces sp. NBC_00353 genome, the region GGCCGAGCTGGGCAGGCCGCTCGCCGGCGGCGCCTTCGGCGAGAACCTCACGACACTCGGCCTCGACGTCAACGGCGCCCTGATCGGTGAGCGCTGGCGCATCGGGCCCCACGTGGTCCTGGAGGTGTCGTGCGCACGGATCCCGTGCGCCACGTTCCAAGGCTGGCTGGAGCGCGAGGGCTGGATCAAACGGTTCACGCAGGCGGCACTGCCGGGCGCGTATCTGCGCGTGATCGAGCCGGGAGAGATCCGGGCCGACGACCCGGTCGAGATCGTGCACCGGCCCGGCCACGATGTGAGCGTGGCACTGGCCTTCCGCGCGATGACGCTCGAACCGGAACTGTTGCCGCGGCTGCTGGTCGCCGACGCGCTGCCCGAGGAGAGCAGAGAACTGGCCCGCAGGCGCACGACCACGTAGACCCCCAACGGCATTGCGCAGAGGCTGAGTTGAACTCGTCCGCGACTGCGCCTCACGTCACGGTGGACGATCAGCTGCCCGATTCGCCGCAGCTCACTCCCCGGCGGCCGGCCGCGGGGATCACGTCGCGGCGGCCGGACCGGATCAGGGTGTCGGTTCCTCCGGCAGGGCCGCGTACAGGTCGCGGAACGCCGCGGTCAGGCTCGCGATCATCCGCCAGTACGTGAAGGCAACGGCGTCGGACGTGGCACCGTCCGGCCGTACGGCGACATCGAGGTTCCGGTACGCGACACGGAACAGCGCCCGGACGCCGCCACGGCCCTCCTGGTCGTAGCCGTAGTCCTCGACGGCCATCAAGGTCCGCAGATGTCCGATCAGTTCCTTGGTCCCCGTGTCGATGACGTCGCGTCGGGGACGTGCCGGGCGTTTCGCCAGCGCATGGTCGACGGCCCGGGCGATCGCGTCGATATCGATGCCGGTGCCGGCGGCCGCGTGCTGTGGAGCGGCGTGAGGTTCGGTCCCGGTCACGGGTCCTCCTACCGGCGGCCGGGAGCACACCCGATTGCCTTCAGATCTCCGAGGAATGGTGCTCCAAGGAGATCCCCATATGAACCTCCGCAGAAGGCAATTCGGGATGCGGTCCGCTTACGGACGACCGGAAATTTCTGGCGCCCGATCGCCCCACTGCCGGTGCCGGTTGTCGCTACCGTGAGTTCATGACGGGAAAGACCGGCAACGCCGTACTGGCCGATCGTATGAATGCTGCGGGTCTGATGCAGCACGAACTCGCAGCCCGGCTCAATGAGCACATCGAGCGGCTGACCGGCCGGCCCGGAACCCTTCAGGACCGGCATATCCGGAACTACCTGACCGGAAGAACCCGTTGGCCGCACAGCCGTCAACGGCAGGCTCTGGAGGCGGAATTCGGCTGCACGGCCGAGGAGCTCGGCTTCGTCCCCCGGCAGGGCTCCTCCTCGGCTGCCGTCCGAGCGACACCGGAGGATTCCGTGGAGCGACGAGCCTTCACCACCAGGGCTGCGGTGGTCGCCGCAGGCGCTGTCCTGCCCGCAGCGCGGAACAGCATCGGCTTCAGCGACGTCCGACGCATCGACCAGGCCCTGGACGCTCTGTATCAGGAAGAGAACAGGCTCGGCGGCACCAGTCGTATCGAAGCCCAATTCCTGGGCTGGATGAACCATTCCCTGTCCCTGCTCAACAGCGGCCGCGCCTCGGCCCGGGTACGTTCCCTGCTCTATGCCACGGCCGCGAACGCGGCGAGCACCGCAGCCTGGGCCGCTCTCGACTCCCACCACCAGCAGCGGGCCGCGCAGCATCTGGAGCGTGCTGTCACCTTGGCCGGCCTGTCCGGAGATCCCGAAGCCGTTCACCGGGCGTGGAACAACGTCGCCATGCTTGCGGGGCAACGCGGACGCCCCATCGAGGCCCTTCATGCCGCGCAGGCAGCACGGGACTCGGGCATGGCGCGGCGCGATCCTCTGTACGCGTCCCACGCCCACGTCCGGATCGCCCTGTCCCACGCGCGTATCCGTGACAAACAGGCCGCACTCCGTGCCCTGGGCCACGCCGAGGACGCGCTCGCCCGCACCGATCCGGCCCATCGCCCCACCTGGCTCGCCTATTACGACAAGGCGGAACTGCACGGCCTGGCCGGGATCGTTCA harbors:
- a CDS encoding MOSC domain-containing protein, which encodes MKLLSVNVGRPRPNPWKGLSATGIDKRPVQGPVSVIAPGPKGTGTVGLVGDRVYDVKHHGGSDQAVYAYAREDLDGWQAELGRPLAGGAFGENLTTLGLDVNGALIGERWRIGPHVVLEVSCARIPCATFQGWLEREGWIKRFTQAALPGAYLRVIEPGEIRADDPVEIVHRPGHDVSVALAFRAMTLEPELLPRLLVADALPEESRELARRRTTT
- a CDS encoding XRE family transcriptional regulator gives rise to the protein MTGKTGNAVLADRMNAAGLMQHELAARLNEHIERLTGRPGTLQDRHIRNYLTGRTRWPHSRQRQALEAEFGCTAEELGFVPRQGSSSAAVRATPEDSVERRAFTTRAAVVAAGAVLPAARNSIGFSDVRRIDQALDALYQEENRLGGTSRIEAQFLGWMNHSLSLLNSGRASARVRSLLYATAANAASTAAWAALDSHHQQRAAQHLERAVTLAGLSGDPEAVHRAWNNVAMLAGQRGRPIEALHAAQAARDSGMARRDPLYASHAHVRIALSHARIRDKQAALRALGHAEDALARTDPAHRPTWLAYYDKAELHGLAGIVHQRLGRPEQAEARTHQALARLSPELTRNRVYYTAQLALAQLDQDDIEAACATADRALTTAGTAPGSHRISSLLDDFRRRLTTHPSSLAREWLQHTAVKETAE